Proteins encoded together in one uncultured Desulfosarcina sp. window:
- a CDS encoding DUF3343 domain-containing protein translates to MGFFNFLRSNPKKTKPAAASQEDRGFLVFENTSEVIQAENLLKQEGWTIQVMGPPPEIHSGCDLVITFPLIEELNILRLLDKNRLPPLSVVPVTGPLLEPVGIYQVKDFGEYLMVRAANMKIVVEKKNRKIVNVSGGGCPDVPYLARKMVGKTIDEAPRPREIGHTLCGYALELAFEETRVRCAP, encoded by the coding sequence GTGGGATTTTTCAATTTTCTAAGAAGTAACCCGAAGAAGACGAAACCGGCGGCGGCCAGTCAGGAAGACCGGGGCTTTCTGGTGTTCGAAAACACCAGCGAGGTCATCCAGGCGGAAAACCTGCTCAAACAGGAAGGCTGGACCATCCAGGTGATGGGGCCGCCGCCGGAGATCCACTCGGGTTGCGATCTGGTGATCACCTTCCCCCTGATCGAAGAACTGAATATCCTGCGGCTGCTCGATAAAAACCGGCTCCCGCCCCTGTCGGTGGTGCCGGTTACCGGTCCATTGCTCGAACCGGTCGGCATCTATCAGGTCAAGGACTTCGGCGAATACCTCATGGTACGCGCGGCCAACATGAAGATCGTCGTGGAAAAAAAGAATCGCAAAATCGTCAATGTTTCCGGCGGCGGCTGTCCGGATGTGCCCTATCTGGCCCGCAAGATGGTTGGCAAAACCATCGATGAAGCGCCCCGGCCCCGCGAGATCGGCCACACCCTGTGCGGCTATGCCCTGGAACTGGCGTTCGAGGAGACCCGGGTTCGATGCGCGCCATAG
- a CDS encoding sulfurtransferase TusA family protein, giving the protein MSTTIDARGLSCPQPVLLTLDEIKKGSENEIVVLVDTDTSKENVSRAAQSQGCTVTGVEPDGDGYQISITKG; this is encoded by the coding sequence ATGAGTACAACCATCGATGCACGCGGTTTGTCGTGCCCGCAACCGGTGTTGCTGACTCTTGACGAAATTAAAAAAGGCAGTGAAAATGAGATCGTCGTCCTGGTGGACACGGACACCTCAAAGGAGAACGTGTCCCGGGCCGCCCAAAGTCAGGGATGCACCGTTACCGGCGTAGAGCCGGACGGAGATGGCTACCAAATTTCCATCACCAAGGGATAG
- the yedE gene encoding YedE family putative selenium transporter: MKNFFASRWGIISVGAIIGILAALLQKMGNPGNMGICVACFERDIAGALGLHRAGVVQYIRPEIIGFVIGSMIAAYLFKEFRPRVGSAPIVRFVLGAFAMIGALVFLGCPWRAVLRLAGGDGNAILGLLGLTFGIWIGTLFLKNGYNLGRTQSTHTTVGWMLPLIMLGFLILMLIYPQVEGQDKSGVLFYSLKGPGAMHAPLVIALIVGLGIGFMAQRSRFCTMGAIRDLVLFGQIHLLTGFISLVVFAFLTNLALGQFHPGFAGQPVAHTMHVWNFAGMALAGLAFALAGGCPGRQLFLAGEGDGDSAVFVMGMIVGAGFAHNFGLASSPKGVGPHGIAAVVVGLAVCLFIGLTMRKKA, translated from the coding sequence ATGAAAAATTTTTTTGCCAGCCGCTGGGGTATCATCAGCGTAGGCGCGATTATCGGCATTCTAGCCGCTTTATTGCAAAAGATGGGCAATCCCGGAAACATGGGCATCTGTGTGGCCTGTTTCGAACGTGACATTGCCGGTGCTTTAGGTCTGCACCGGGCCGGCGTGGTGCAATACATCCGTCCGGAAATCATCGGGTTCGTCATCGGTTCGATGATCGCCGCCTATCTGTTCAAGGAATTCCGACCCCGGGTCGGTTCGGCGCCTATCGTCCGCTTCGTTCTGGGCGCTTTTGCCATGATCGGGGCACTGGTTTTTCTGGGCTGCCCGTGGCGGGCGGTGTTGCGGCTGGCCGGCGGCGACGGCAACGCTATTTTAGGATTGCTGGGCCTGACCTTCGGCATCTGGATTGGAACGCTCTTTCTTAAAAACGGCTACAACCTGGGCCGTACCCAGAGCACGCACACCACGGTGGGCTGGATGCTGCCGCTGATCATGCTGGGATTTCTGATTCTCATGCTGATTTACCCCCAGGTCGAGGGCCAGGATAAAAGCGGCGTGCTTTTTTACAGTCTCAAGGGTCCCGGAGCCATGCACGCCCCGCTCGTCATTGCCCTGATCGTGGGATTGGGCATCGGATTCATGGCCCAACGCAGCCGGTTCTGCACCATGGGCGCCATCCGGGATCTGGTATTGTTCGGCCAGATTCACCTGCTGACCGGATTCATCAGCCTGGTAGTCTTCGCTTTCCTGACCAACCTGGCCCTGGGGCAGTTCCATCCCGGCTTTGCCGGTCAACCCGTGGCCCACACCATGCACGTCTGGAACTTCGCCGGGATGGCCCTGGCCGGTCTGGCCTTCGCCCTGGCCGGCGGCTGCCCCGGACGGCAGTTGTTTCTCGCCGGTGAAGGCGACGGCGATTCCGCTGTCTTTGTAATGGGAATGATTGTCGGAGCCGGGTTCGCCCACAATTTCGGGTTGGCCAGTTCCCCCAAGGGTGTTGGCCCCCATGGCATCGCCGCCGTGGTTGTCGGACTGGCCGTATGCCTGTTTATTGGCTTAACAATGCGGAAAAAGGCGTAG
- a CDS encoding iron ABC transporter permease: protein MQERSPIKGNADGPLDCGESMLPSANSPTGAVTESFLALVRKKWFIMVGLLVAMTAVAIVAVTHGAYEIGLDRVLKAFSGAAFGPADVVIWKIRLPRIVSAVVVGGGLSLSGLAIQSLLKNPLGAPSTLGISHGAAFGASAAIVFLDAQIFLVTAFAFAGAMCSTVVIMVLAGFRRLSPEAIILAGVALTSLFMSGTVLVQYLASDTQLAMVVFWTFGDVARANWLEIGTLTAVVAIVTIFLVLQRWDLNAIAAGEETARGLGVNVVRLRSIGMLATALMAALATAFHGVIAFVGLIAPHIARRLVGADHGMLIPFSFIIGALLLLGADTLGRILIASGALPVGIITSFMGAPMFLYLLVRSYR from the coding sequence ATGCAGGAACGATCGCCGATCAAGGGGAATGCAGATGGGCCGCTCGACTGCGGGGAGTCCATGCTGCCTTCAGCGAATTCGCCCACTGGGGCGGTTACCGAATCCTTTTTGGCGTTGGTCCGTAAAAAATGGTTCATCATGGTGGGCCTGCTGGTTGCGATGACCGCTGTGGCCATCGTGGCCGTGACTCACGGAGCCTATGAAATCGGCCTGGATCGTGTTTTGAAAGCGTTCTCAGGGGCGGCTTTCGGACCCGCCGATGTTGTAATCTGGAAAATCCGGCTTCCCCGGATTGTTTCGGCCGTGGTCGTCGGGGGAGGGCTTTCGCTGTCAGGTCTTGCCATCCAGTCGCTGCTTAAAAACCCGCTGGGTGCGCCTTCCACCCTGGGTATCAGTCACGGGGCCGCCTTCGGGGCTTCCGCTGCAATTGTGTTCCTGGACGCGCAGATCTTTCTCGTCACCGCTTTCGCTTTTGCCGGCGCCATGTGCTCGACGGTGGTTATCATGGTGTTGGCCGGATTCCGACGCCTCTCGCCGGAAGCGATCATTCTCGCTGGCGTGGCCCTTACCTCCCTGTTCATGTCGGGTACCGTCCTGGTCCAATATCTCGCTTCGGACACGCAGCTTGCCATGGTGGTTTTCTGGACCTTTGGTGATGTGGCCCGTGCCAATTGGCTCGAGATTGGCACGCTGACCGCCGTGGTTGCCATTGTTACGATTTTCCTGGTGCTGCAACGTTGGGATCTCAATGCCATCGCCGCCGGTGAAGAGACTGCCAGAGGATTGGGGGTGAATGTTGTCCGGCTGCGATCGATCGGCATGCTGGCCACAGCGTTGATGGCAGCCCTGGCTACGGCCTTCCACGGAGTGATTGCCTTCGTCGGGCTCATCGCGCCACACATCGCCAGACGCCTGGTGGGAGCCGACCATGGCATGCTGATTCCCTTTTCTTTTATCATCGGTGCATTGCTTTTGCTTGGTGCCGATACGCTGGGCAGGATCCTCATCGCTTCGGGAGCCCTGCCGGTGGGCATTATTACCTCTTTCATGGGGGCGCCCATGTTTCTTTACCTGCTGGTACGGAGCTACCGATGA
- a CDS encoding ABC transporter ATP-binding protein, translating into MIFSVNKIRFSYNSHPVLDNVSFDLKEGSVLAVLGVNGAGKSTLLKCLNRILTPQSGSVFLGKEDLHRLPQNTIARKMGYVPQRHNPSQLTVYESILMGRRPHMGWTVSKADYAVVEQTLQRMGLSELALRPVSDLSGGEAQKVMIARALAQEPRILLLDEPTSNLDLKNQIEVMGLIRSVIESQGIIVIVAIHDLNLALRFADRFLFIRDHRVHGIADHDTLDTAMIEQVYGLRVSMQEVSGHRVVVPV; encoded by the coding sequence ATGATTTTTTCGGTCAACAAGATCCGCTTTTCTTACAATAGCCATCCGGTTTTGGATAATGTTTCTTTCGATTTAAAAGAAGGCAGCGTACTGGCTGTCCTGGGCGTCAACGGTGCGGGCAAGTCGACCCTGCTCAAATGTCTCAACCGGATTCTAACCCCCCAGTCCGGATCGGTCTTTCTTGGTAAAGAGGACCTTCATCGGTTGCCCCAGAATACCATTGCCCGCAAAATGGGGTATGTTCCCCAAAGACACAACCCGTCGCAGCTTACCGTGTACGAGTCCATTTTAATGGGGCGTCGGCCGCATATGGGTTGGACCGTGAGCAAAGCGGACTACGCGGTTGTTGAGCAGACCCTGCAACGGATGGGGCTTTCAGAACTGGCCCTTCGCCCGGTCAGCGATTTGAGTGGGGGGGAAGCGCAGAAGGTGATGATCGCCCGTGCGCTGGCTCAAGAGCCCAGGATTTTGCTTCTGGACGAACCTACCAGCAACCTCGATCTGAAAAATCAGATCGAGGTTATGGGCCTGATCCGCAGCGTGATCGAAAGTCAGGGAATCATCGTCATCGTTGCCATTCATGACCTGAATTTGGCGCTACGTTTCGCCGACCGTTTTCTTTTTATCCGTGATCACCGTGTCCATGGCATTGCCGATCACGATACGCTGGATACTGCCATGATCGAGCAGGTATATGGACTTCGGGTGTCGATGCAGGAGGTTTCCGGACATCGGGTGGTGGTGCCGGTGTGA
- the tsaA gene encoding tRNA (N6-threonylcarbamoyladenosine(37)-N6)-methyltransferase TrmO, whose translation MSDTKQTFPDMILRPVGVVHSEIKKPMLAAGESGLSLELRMEKVKAHHREVEECICKLVIDPEWEELLDGIDGFSHVLVLYWPHLIDPARRKLRKVHPMGRKDIPMQGIFATCSPARPNPVLVSAVPLVARNGNVLTVKGLEAVDGSPIIDVKPYSKSYLMVDKLKMPDWMEQIHRELEID comes from the coding sequence GTGAGTGACACCAAACAGACATTTCCGGATATGATCCTGCGACCGGTGGGTGTGGTGCATAGCGAGATCAAGAAGCCCATGCTGGCGGCCGGCGAATCCGGCCTGTCGCTGGAATTACGCATGGAAAAGGTCAAGGCCCATCATCGCGAAGTGGAAGAATGCATTTGCAAGTTGGTCATCGATCCTGAGTGGGAGGAACTTCTCGATGGCATCGACGGCTTTTCGCATGTACTGGTGCTTTACTGGCCGCACCTGATCGACCCGGCCCGGCGCAAGCTGAGAAAAGTGCATCCCATGGGGCGCAAGGATATACCCATGCAGGGCATTTTCGCCACCTGCAGCCCGGCCCGGCCCAATCCGGTACTGGTTTCGGCGGTCCCCTTGGTTGCGAGAAACGGCAACGTGCTTACTGTAAAAGGATTGGAGGCGGTGGACGGCAGCCCGATCATCGACGTAAAACCGTATTCCAAAAGCTACCTGATGGTGGATAAACTGAAAATGCCAGATTGGATGGAGCAGATTCATCGGGAATTGGAGATAGATTGA
- a CDS encoding FmdE family protein: MNAQQIMETGDWKRCADFHGHVCGGLAIGYKAATTGLDWLKEKRALDEELVAIVETDACCVDAIQVLTGCTFGKGNLIYKDYGKMGFTFFNRHTGQGVRLIMRPDTFRVNERQIELFKKTRDGSITDAERSELGDLGVQRMTDILNIRAEELFSMTPVTAGMPEKARIDKSTPCSRCGEPTMHSKLETVDGALVCRGCLA; encoded by the coding sequence ATGAATGCCCAACAAATCATGGAAACCGGCGACTGGAAGCGTTGCGCCGACTTTCACGGCCATGTCTGTGGCGGGTTGGCCATCGGCTATAAAGCCGCCACGACCGGTCTGGATTGGCTGAAGGAGAAGCGTGCGCTTGACGAGGAGTTGGTCGCCATCGTGGAAACCGACGCCTGCTGTGTGGACGCCATCCAGGTGCTCACCGGATGTACTTTTGGCAAGGGAAATCTGATTTACAAGGATTACGGCAAGATGGGCTTTACCTTCTTCAACCGCCATACCGGCCAGGGCGTGCGACTAATCATGCGCCCCGATACGTTCCGGGTCAACGAGCGCCAGATCGAGTTGTTCAAAAAGACCCGCGATGGCAGCATTACCGATGCCGAAAGAAGCGAACTGGGCGACCTCGGGGTTCAACGGATGACCGATATCCTGAACATTCGCGCCGAAGAACTTTTTTCCATGACCCCAGTTACCGCCGGCATGCCGGAAAAAGCCCGCATCGACAAATCCACCCCGTGCAGTCGTTGCGGCGAGCCAACCATGCATTCCAAACTGGAAACCGTGGACGGGGCGCTGGTATGCAGGGGCTGTTTGGCCTGA
- a CDS encoding DUF3786 domain-containing protein — MDQTAEIFEKNYRHYLRQIANLDLASIAPILGLEKGGDQFVVPFFGHTYLVSKEGVVDDSGETSSYGVCVILAKYLLRCPEQIQHDEGWCAFRDFKKESHFTNVNFFTSDTEKAIVGAFTGRIDALFEAGEKLGGVREDGLFSYDLVMRFTALPRIDLLLLFNDGDEDFPAYGTVLFQKQAEYYLDPESLAMTSAALASRLKNAADPHN, encoded by the coding sequence ATGGACCAAACCGCGGAAATTTTCGAAAAGAACTATCGCCATTACTTAAGGCAGATCGCCAATCTCGACCTGGCATCCATTGCCCCGATTCTTGGGCTGGAAAAGGGGGGAGATCAATTCGTCGTGCCGTTTTTCGGGCATACATATCTGGTTTCCAAGGAGGGCGTTGTTGACGATTCGGGCGAGACGTCTTCCTATGGCGTTTGTGTGATCCTGGCCAAATACCTTCTGCGTTGTCCGGAACAAATCCAGCACGATGAGGGCTGGTGCGCCTTCCGGGATTTTAAGAAGGAGTCCCACTTCACCAATGTCAACTTTTTTACCAGCGATACGGAAAAGGCCATTGTGGGGGCCTTCACGGGCAGGATCGATGCCCTGTTCGAGGCCGGCGAAAAACTCGGGGGCGTTCGCGAGGATGGATTGTTTTCCTACGATCTTGTCATGCGATTCACCGCCCTGCCGCGGATCGATCTGCTGTTGCTGTTCAATGACGGGGACGAGGACTTCCCGGCCTACGGCACCGTTCTCTTTCAGAAGCAGGCCGAGTACTATCTTGACCCCGAAAGCTTGGCCATGACCAGCGCCGCCCTGGCGAGCAGGCTGAAAAATGCGGCGGATCCCCATAACTGA
- a CDS encoding 4Fe-4S binding protein: protein MPACEHKVIKQLDGAFEQPMVFQDMCMGCWDCIEACPLDAIEMKHVGA from the coding sequence GTGCCGGCATGCGAACACAAGGTGATCAAGCAACTGGACGGTGCCTTCGAGCAACCGATGGTTTTTCAGGACATGTGCATGGGTTGCTGGGACTGCATCGAGGCCTGTCCATTGGATGCCATCGAAATGAAGCATGTCGGTGCATGA
- a CDS encoding nicotianamine synthase family protein: MHDVNYNHEHELKKHDFLGCCQDCQHSLEIIKPHIMAFAERIGRYDEEALKALGPDDLYRLFLLLDDLAHMDAGPHLAGLILDEPDIRSVLPAIRAYYNTFFSIHEVHLAEKLIESPAPWETLKSFPLYPRYEVLVKNQIELTRIDSGSRLVFIGCGPVPSSLILLNHLAGVRCVGLDVSEDAVNWSRKVVRCLGLEKEIEIVRGDETLLREFDWDMVLVAAMADPKARIFNNLRLIMQERGKTDTLVFFRTYTGMRAILHEPVTEEEIEGFRIVRTFYPTGRVNNTIVAAKLDE, from the coding sequence ATGCACGATGTAAACTATAACCATGAGCACGAACTGAAAAAGCATGACTTTTTAGGCTGCTGCCAGGATTGCCAGCACAGCCTGGAGATCATCAAGCCTCATATCATGGCCTTTGCCGAGCGGATCGGGCGCTATGACGAAGAGGCCTTGAAGGCGCTCGGTCCCGACGACCTTTATCGGCTCTTCCTGCTTCTCGACGACTTGGCCCACATGGACGCCGGCCCGCACCTTGCCGGATTGATTCTGGATGAACCTGATATCCGGTCCGTCCTGCCCGCTATCCGTGCCTATTACAACACCTTTTTCAGCATCCATGAGGTTCACCTGGCCGAAAAGCTGATTGAATCGCCAGCCCCCTGGGAGACGTTGAAATCTTTTCCACTCTATCCCCGCTACGAAGTCCTGGTAAAAAACCAGATTGAACTCACCCGGATCGACAGCGGCAGCCGACTGGTATTCATCGGCTGCGGCCCGGTGCCTTCCAGCCTCATCCTCCTGAACCACCTGGCCGGCGTTCGCTGCGTGGGGCTGGATGTCTCCGAAGACGCCGTCAACTGGTCGCGAAAAGTCGTTCGATGCCTGGGATTGGAGAAGGAAATCGAAATTGTCCGCGGCGACGAAACATTACTCCGGGAGTTTGACTGGGACATGGTCCTGGTCGCGGCCATGGCTGACCCCAAGGCGCGAATTTTTAACAATCTGCGTCTGATCATGCAGGAAAGGGGCAAAACCGACACCCTGGTTTTCTTCCGGACCTACACCGGCATGCGCGCCATCTTGCATGAGCCGGTAACCGAGGAAGAAATCGAGGGCTTTCGCATCGTCAGGACGTTCTACCCCACGGGCAGGGTTAATAACACGATTGTTGCGGCCAAATTAGACGAATAG
- a CDS encoding nicotianamine synthase family protein: MIDAIKQQLLSIFKNCRELTESRVLDDAEDVFLPYTKALNQMATLDVDDRQVDALIADSSLKPAIEKISRLKQIHGLRLERQRARAIIDSDAPWDMLKGFIYYPNYLGLAEMESDGAGLKAGDRVVFLGSGPVPLSLIALVKRCGIQGVGIEKDAVNADLSRKVLDALALGGEIEIILGDHFVLPLSSPCSLIMVGADAVPKEEIFTHLAGTLPNGMKLSYRIYEKGLRRLFDRDHVGALPSGLREYRRIRPQPPVNNTSVFVIKRLSEKPV; this comes from the coding sequence ATGATAGATGCCATAAAACAACAACTGCTGAGTATTTTCAAAAATTGCCGTGAACTGACCGAAAGTCGGGTTCTCGATGATGCAGAAGATGTTTTTTTGCCGTATACCAAAGCCTTAAACCAAATGGCCACTCTGGATGTCGACGACCGTCAGGTCGACGCACTGATTGCCGATAGCTCCCTGAAGCCGGCCATCGAGAAAATCTCTCGGCTCAAGCAAATCCACGGGCTGCGCCTGGAAAGACAACGCGCCAGGGCCATTATTGACAGCGACGCCCCCTGGGACATGCTCAAGGGCTTCATCTATTATCCGAACTATCTCGGGCTGGCGGAAATGGAATCCGATGGCGCCGGTCTGAAGGCCGGCGACCGGGTGGTGTTTCTGGGCAGCGGACCGGTGCCGCTGAGCCTGATCGCCCTGGTCAAGCGATGCGGCATCCAGGGCGTCGGGATCGAGAAGGATGCGGTCAATGCCGATCTTTCGCGCAAGGTGTTGGATGCATTGGCGCTCGGCGGAGAGATCGAGATCATCCTGGGCGATCATTTCGTACTGCCGCTCTCTTCACCGTGCAGCCTGATCATGGTGGGGGCCGATGCCGTTCCCAAGGAGGAAATCTTCACGCATCTGGCCGGAACCCTTCCCAATGGGATGAAGCTCTCCTACCGCATTTATGAAAAGGGGCTGCGGCGTCTGTTTGATAGGGATCATGTGGGCGCTCTTCCATCCGGATTGAGGGAATACCGGCGCATTCGTCCGCAGCCGCCGGTTAACAATACATCGGTCTTTGTGATCAAGAGGCTGTCTGAAAAGCCCGTCTAA
- a CDS encoding alanine racemase has product MINDKDLNASTASIPTPFLFIDEKTVRRNICKVQEYANRHGFAVRPHVKTHKSLRIARMQLDTGAVGVAVAKVGEAEIMAAIENLDILVAYPAVGAARVEAIARLAGKNHNVRVAVDSEYLIDELAHTAGEHGAIIGILVMFDAGLHRCGVADPEQITRLASLAATRKGLRFDGVQLYLGHLYGDAAESAESFEQINRLWEPAHEALCAAGLEPKIVSSGSTPSVFNTHLVKYVNEIRVGTAVYQDYFSLKFGHCTLDECAVRVVASVVSDVFPGQVIIDAGAKALSAKQLLRNENLEMGFIPDYPEARIFRLHEEHGWVDVSRCKTPPKIGQRLSIVPVAVSHCVNQYDTFYLLTPSGIEREPVDARGCYV; this is encoded by the coding sequence ATGATCAACGATAAAGACCTGAACGCCAGCACCGCATCCATTCCAACGCCGTTTCTTTTCATCGACGAGAAAACGGTCCGGCGGAACATCTGCAAGGTCCAGGAGTATGCAAACCGGCATGGTTTTGCCGTTCGCCCACATGTCAAGACGCACAAATCCCTCCGCATCGCCCGGATGCAGCTCGATACCGGGGCGGTGGGCGTCGCCGTGGCCAAGGTCGGCGAGGCCGAAATCATGGCCGCCATCGAAAACCTGGATATCCTGGTGGCCTATCCGGCGGTGGGTGCGGCGCGCGTCGAAGCCATAGCCCGGCTGGCAGGGAAAAATCACAATGTCCGCGTAGCTGTCGACAGCGAGTACCTGATCGACGAACTGGCCCATACCGCCGGTGAGCATGGAGCCATCATCGGTATCCTCGTCATGTTCGACGCGGGGCTTCACCGTTGCGGTGTGGCCGATCCCGAACAAATCACCCGTCTCGCCAGCCTTGCAGCCACCCGCAAGGGCCTTCGTTTCGATGGCGTTCAGCTTTATCTGGGACACCTCTACGGCGATGCCGCCGAATCCGCCGAGAGTTTCGAGCAGATCAACCGCTTGTGGGAGCCGGCCCATGAAGCCCTGTGTGCCGCCGGCCTCGAACCGAAAATCGTTTCTTCCGGCTCGACCCCGTCGGTTTTCAACACCCACCTCGTAAAATACGTCAACGAAATCCGGGTCGGCACGGCAGTTTATCAGGATTATTTCAGCCTGAAATTTGGTCATTGCACCCTTGATGAATGCGCGGTCCGCGTGGTGGCCAGCGTTGTCTCGGACGTCTTTCCGGGCCAGGTGATCATCGACGCCGGCGCCAAGGCCCTGTCCGCCAAACAGCTCTTGCGGAACGAGAATCTCGAAATGGGCTTTATCCCCGACTATCCCGAGGCCCGCATTTTCCGTCTCCACGAGGAGCATGGCTGGGTGGACGTCAGCCGATGTAAAACGCCGCCAAAGATCGGGCAGCGCCTGAGCATCGTTCCCGTTGCGGTGAGTCATTGCGTCAATCAATATGATACGTTCTATCTGCTCACCCCAAGCGGGATAGAGAGAGAACCCGTCGATGCCCGGGGATGTTATGTGTAA
- a CDS encoding DUF3786 domain-containing protein, giving the protein MTQHSSAFKKNYEIYLSRIGAVDLPSVAPILGLVAAGDRFRIDFLGQPYFVSQAGIQDASGETPDYITCVILAKYLILCPDRVVIDESWCAFRDFKKKSHFLKVNYFASDTENVIVDTFAGRIDTLERFCAQLGGEKKSDGFSYDLVARFTALPRISLLLLFNEGDDDFGAYGTVLFQKQAEYYLDPESLAMTSAQLVQQLKTLR; this is encoded by the coding sequence ATGACACAACATTCCTCGGCATTTAAAAAAAATTATGAGATTTACCTTTCCCGTATCGGCGCCGTCGATTTGCCATCCGTCGCGCCCATACTCGGATTGGTAGCGGCAGGCGACCGTTTCAGGATAGATTTTTTAGGACAGCCCTATTTTGTTTCCCAGGCCGGCATTCAAGATGCGTCCGGAGAAACACCGGATTACATCACCTGCGTCATTCTTGCCAAATATCTCATTTTATGCCCGGATCGAGTGGTTATAGATGAGTCCTGGTGCGCCTTCAGAGACTTCAAGAAGAAGTCCCATTTTTTAAAAGTCAACTATTTTGCCAGCGATACGGAGAACGTTATCGTCGATACCTTTGCCGGAAGAATCGATACGCTGGAACGGTTCTGCGCACAATTGGGCGGCGAAAAAAAGAGTGACGGGTTTTCCTATGATCTGGTGGCACGATTCACGGCATTGCCACGTATCTCGTTGCTGCTGCTGTTCAATGAAGGCGACGACGATTTTGGGGCATACGGCACGGTGCTTTTTCAGAAACAGGCCGAGTACTATCTGGATCCGGAAAGTCTGGCCATGACCAGCGCCCAACTGGTACAGCAGCTAAAAACCTTACGATAG
- the rfaD gene encoding ADP-glyceromanno-heptose 6-epimerase — MKSVIVTGGAGFIGSAFVAKLNDEGVDDILIVDDLGTGAKWKNLLGLRYTDYLHKDAFLRKINSGKMDFTARAVVHMGACSRTSMLDMNYLMENNYRYTRLLAEWAVARGLRFIYASSAATYGDGEYGFSDRLDLDILRPKNGYAYSKHLFDCYAHHSGLSGQIVGLKFFNVFGPNEYHKKDMVSMVYRAFRQIQQSGKVELFKSYRDGFADGEQKRDFVYSKDCADIMWWFLTNENINGLFNLGTGEARSWNELVRAVFWAMERPPRITYISMPEPLRPNYQYFTQADLQQLRHVGCPLNFRSLEEAVNDYVTNELMKRNSNHSSFNDNRETDRFGLP, encoded by the coding sequence ATGAAAAGCGTAATTGTCACGGGGGGTGCCGGATTTATCGGAAGTGCGTTTGTAGCTAAACTCAACGATGAAGGGGTTGACGACATCCTGATCGTCGATGATCTGGGCACCGGTGCCAAGTGGAAAAATCTTTTAGGGCTGCGATATACCGATTACCTGCACAAAGATGCTTTTTTAAGGAAAATAAATTCCGGGAAAATGGATTTCACGGCCCGGGCAGTGGTCCATATGGGGGCATGCTCACGGACAAGCATGCTCGATATGAACTACCTGATGGAGAACAACTATCGATATACACGGCTGCTGGCCGAGTGGGCGGTTGCCAGAGGGCTCCGCTTTATCTACGCCAGCAGTGCCGCTACATATGGTGACGGCGAGTACGGGTTCTCCGACCGGTTGGATCTGGATATCCTGCGTCCCAAGAACGGTTATGCATATTCCAAGCATCTTTTCGATTGCTACGCCCATCACAGTGGCCTGTCCGGGCAGATCGTCGGTCTTAAATTCTTCAATGTATTTGGACCCAACGAGTATCACAAAAAAGACATGGTGAGCATGGTTTATCGGGCTTTTCGCCAAATCCAGCAAAGCGGTAAGGTTGAATTGTTCAAGTCCTATCGGGATGGTTTTGCCGATGGCGAACAGAAACGCGATTTCGTCTATAGTAAGGATTGCGCCGATATCATGTGGTGGTTTCTCACCAACGAAAATATCAATGGATTGTTCAATTTGGGAACCGGTGAGGCAAGATCATGGAATGAATTGGTCAGGGCTGTTTTTTGGGCCATGGAGCGTCCGCCACGCATTACTTATATCTCCATGCCTGAACCGTTGCGACCGAACTATCAATATTTTACGCAAGCTGATTTGCAGCAGTTACGTCATGTGGGTTGTCCGCTGAATTTTCGATCCCTTGAAGAGGCTGTAAACGATTATGTGACCAACGAGCTAATGAAACGGAACTCGAATCATTCAAGTTTCAACGATAATCGTGAAACTGATAGATTCGGCCTGCCTTAA